In Pikeienuella piscinae, the sequence GGTCAGTTCGTCGAGGCCGCACGGCAGGTTCGTGCGGTCTGCCCCGGAGCTGAATTCAGGATCGCCGGCGGGCTTGAGGCGCCGAGTTCGGCGGCGATCCCCGAAAAGACCGTCGCGGAGTGGGTCGACGAAGGAATAATCGACTATCTTGGGCAGGTCCGCGACGTGCGGCCAGCCCTGCGAGACGCAACCTGCGTGGTCTTGCCGACCTATTACCGTGAGGGCACGCCGCGCTCGCTTCTCGAAGCGGCTGCCTGCGGTCGGCCTGTCATCACCACGGACACCGCCGGGTGCCGCACTGTCGTCCGAGATCATGTGACCGGCTATCTGATTGCGCCGAAGAACAGCGACGATCTCGCCAGAGCCATGGCCGCCATCGCGCGCGCGTCGCCCGCCGAACTGACGGCGATGGGAAGCGCCGGGCGCGCGCATATCGAAGAGCATTTCGACGAGCGGATCGTGATCAAAGCCTGTATCGACGCCATGGGCGCGATTGAAAAACGCCCGGAAGTCGGAGTTCGCTGATGTCCACAGAGACATCAAATCGGTTGAGGACGCCAGACAAATGAGAGCTCGAATCAAGTTCAGCGCCCTGATCGGAGTGATCGGTTTCATCGCGATTTCCGGCGCCTACCTCCAGTCGGAGACGCGCCTCCATGGCGCCGTCTATTCCTCTGATCTGGGGTGGAATTCGGGTCAGGATGTTTCTGGGGAGATCGGATCGCTTCTGGCCAATCGGTTCAAGGCTGGCGATACGCTTGTTCTTGAAGACACCTATCAGATCTCGGGGGCGAATCTGCGGCTTCCGAAGGACTTCACGCTGACCGCGGTGGATGGCGGCGGGTTCGATGTCCGGACGAGTGCGAAGGACAGCTCGGCGCTCTTCGTGCTTTCCGACGGGGTGACGATCGACAACATGACCTTCACGGCGATCGACGCGCCGGGAACGGGGTATCGCGGGGCGAACCCGCAATCGGGGACGGATTATCACGCCAAGCGGGTGCTGGTCGTCGATGGCGACGACGTGACCATCGAGGACAGCGCCTTCACCGGCAACGTGGCGATGCATGTGGACGTTCCGGGCGGCGACGACCTGACGATCCGGAGCAGCTATTTCGAGGGCGGCTTCTACCAGGTGCGGCTTGTGGGCGGCGCCGACGACGCGCGCATCCTGAGCAGCCATTTCCGGAAATCCCTCGGCGACGGGATCAAGACGGAAGGCGACAACACCGACCACGGCCCGCAGCGCATGCAGGTGATCGACAGCTTCTTCGATCACAACGCGCGCGACGGGATCGACACCGCCGGCGGCTTCCGGGACGGCCATGTCCAGAACAGCGTGTTCTATGGCAATGGCGTCAGCGGCATGGACATCAAGAGCCTGTATTACGACAGCGGAGATCTGAACCCGACCAAGATGAACTCCGGGATCGTCGTGGAAGGCAGCCAGTTCATCAACAGCCCGAACGGCGTCGTCGTCACCGTGCTCGACCGGGGGAACGTACTGACGGCGGCGAATGTCGACGCCATCCCGCACGACATCCACGTCACCGACAGCATCTTCGAGAACACCTCGCCGACGGCCGGCATGCGGGCCTTCCTGGTCAAGGACGGCTACGACATCACCTGGGACGACCTGACCTTCAACGGCGAAGTCGCCGAGCTGCGCTTCATGAAGGCCGAAGTCCCCTTCAACCTCTCCGGCGTCAACGTCCAGGGCGATGTCGC encodes:
- a CDS encoding right-handed parallel beta-helix repeat-containing protein; this translates as MRARIKFSALIGVIGFIAISGAYLQSETRLHGAVYSSDLGWNSGQDVSGEIGSLLANRFKAGDTLVLEDTYQISGANLRLPKDFTLTAVDGGGFDVRTSAKDSSALFVLSDGVTIDNMTFTAIDAPGTGYRGANPQSGTDYHAKRVLVVDGDDVTIEDSAFTGNVAMHVDVPGGDDLTIRSSYFEGGFYQVRLVGGADDARILSSHFRKSLGDGIKTEGDNTDHGPQRMQVIDSFFDHNARDGIDTAGGFRDGHVQNSVFYGNGVSGMDIKSLYYDSGDLNPTKMNSGIVVEGSQFINSPNGVVVTVLDRGNVLTAANVDAIPHDIHVTDSIFENTSPTAGMRAFLVKDGYDITWDDLTFNGEVAELRFMKAEVPFNLSGVNVQGDVANYGEPRNVEEIEKLGRGRRKGR